The Petrotoga sibirica DSM 13575 genome contains a region encoding:
- a CDS encoding Na+/H+ antiporter subunit E: protein MAYIFLFAIWSVLINDFSDLSLILGVFGVIITIRVTNLFFKNTTYGTIQMLVYSLGSLLKMYKNAFSFLPLILLKRYSGLSHIDVKGKSDFEKTAIANSISLTPKTLVLYEEEDKLIVHKVSLTPEEAHRADNIWRDDII from the coding sequence ATGGCATACATCTTTTTATTTGCAATTTGGAGTGTTCTAATTAACGATTTTTCCGATCTTTCACTAATATTAGGAGTTTTCGGTGTTATCATAACAATCAGAGTAACCAACTTATTTTTTAAAAACACCACTTATGGAACGATTCAAATGTTGGTGTACAGTTTAGGTAGCCTTTTAAAAATGTATAAAAATGCATTTTCTTTTTTACCTTTGATACTCTTAAAAAGGTACTCGGGTTTATCTCACATAGATGTTAAGGGAAAATCTGATTTTGAAAAAACTGCAATAGCAAATTCCATCTCATTAACTCCTAAAACACTTGTTTTATATGAAGAAGAGGATAAATTAATAGTCCACAAAGTTTCTTTAACTCCAGAGGAAGCCCATAGAGCAGATAATATTTGGAGGGATGATATAATCTGA